In a single window of the Actinomycetota bacterium genome:
- a CDS encoding acyltransferase, which yields MSARVDVDVSSSPAVRPGADHVVAPNPTGADTRNRPLDGLRGLGTVFVLVGHLGILSGWWPSLAGVLAVSMFFTLSGYLIATGLLRGIERDGTVRFGRFYARRIRRLLPAATVSIALISTVWWITGRPLPTIDIVSSLTYWHNWALVAKKQGYDTIFNAGSPVQHFWSLAIEEQFYIVLPALLLGLIWIGRRRLTVATWVLGAATVVSFCLGAVYDANRSRVYYGTDVRAAEFLSGVLLAIWLSSPERRAGLADRLGSRAGTAVVTAVWLVQLVLWWRVGFYSGHLFPLLVFVNAVCSVVLITTFVTTRRRSAPRHVLSWRPVSELGRMSYSVYLLHWPIYLLLDRPGPVGWKEALLKLFVAVAAGVAMFLLVEDAVQRSRRWRTTPRLYAGLVIASAVAVAGVLAPGAGRNRPFVDTEAIEQSQDDFLDDVTVPASPTTAAPEPSASTSPGASVAPTTAPAVAPTAAPPGADSLPIDVQRVLLVGDSNGFTSSIWLDKHPEALPWQFKFWSGTNCGTTSGASRVWNMGKIETDVCPNWLADLNSAVQAYRPDVVLVVSMGLDLQQHDLGDGVWRSLGDPLHDAFIAEHQRAFVDIVAGTGARVGWFVQVPFHVVERETGDFDDGDGWFINRPESIERMNVLLEDLAANDPRVVLVPFDEFANSWPDGPLDEDFRPDGAHLDGSREDVAAWMIAQVDDVAAGRLATR from the coding sequence TTGAGCGCGCGGGTCGATGTCGATGTGTCGTCGAGCCCCGCCGTCCGGCCGGGCGCGGATCATGTCGTCGCCCCGAACCCCACCGGAGCGGACACCCGGAATCGACCACTCGACGGTCTGCGCGGGCTCGGCACCGTGTTCGTGCTCGTCGGGCACCTCGGCATCCTGTCGGGTTGGTGGCCCTCGCTCGCCGGGGTGCTCGCCGTGTCGATGTTCTTCACCCTCTCGGGTTACCTGATCGCCACGGGCCTACTGCGCGGCATCGAGCGCGATGGAACCGTGCGCTTCGGCCGCTTCTACGCGCGGCGCATCCGGCGGTTGTTGCCGGCGGCGACGGTGTCGATCGCCCTGATCTCGACCGTGTGGTGGATCACCGGTCGCCCGTTGCCGACGATCGACATCGTCTCGAGCCTCACGTACTGGCACAACTGGGCGCTCGTCGCGAAGAAGCAGGGCTACGACACGATCTTCAATGCCGGCTCGCCCGTGCAGCACTTCTGGTCGCTCGCGATCGAAGAGCAGTTCTACATCGTGCTCCCGGCGCTGCTGCTGGGACTGATCTGGATCGGGCGGCGGCGGCTCACCGTTGCCACCTGGGTGCTCGGCGCGGCGACTGTCGTCAGCTTCTGCCTCGGAGCGGTCTACGACGCGAACCGCAGCCGGGTGTACTACGGGACCGACGTGCGCGCGGCCGAGTTCCTCTCCGGCGTGCTCCTCGCGATCTGGCTGAGCTCACCCGAGCGCCGAGCCGGCCTCGCCGATCGCCTCGGCTCGCGCGCCGGCACCGCCGTCGTCACCGCCGTCTGGCTGGTGCAACTCGTGCTCTGGTGGCGGGTCGGGTTCTACTCCGGCCACCTCTTCCCGCTTCTCGTATTTGTGAACGCCGTCTGCTCGGTGGTGCTGATCACGACGTTCGTCACCACCCGTCGGCGAAGTGCGCCCCGCCACGTTCTCTCGTGGCGGCCGGTGTCCGAGCTGGGCCGGATGAGCTACAGCGTCTACCTACTGCACTGGCCGATCTACCTCCTCCTCGATCGGCCGGGGCCGGTCGGCTGGAAAGAAGCTCTGCTGAAGCTCTTCGTCGCGGTGGCGGCCGGGGTGGCGATGTTCCTGCTCGTCGAAGACGCGGTGCAGCGCTCGAGGCGGTGGAGGACGACGCCACGGTTGTATGCGGGCTTGGTGATCGCCTCTGCGGTCGCCGTCGCGGGCGTGCTCGCCCCGGGGGCCGGTCGTAACCGGCCGTTCGTCGACACCGAGGCGATCGAGCAGTCCCAGGATGACTTCCTCGACGACGTCACCGTGCCGGCATCGCCAACCACTGCGGCGCCGGAACCGAGCGCCAGCACCTCTCCGGGGGCGAGCGTCGCCCCCACCACCGCTCCGGCCGTCGCCCCCACTGCCGCCCCACCCGGAGCCGACTCGCTCCCGATCGACGTGCAACGCGTGCTGTTGGTCGGCGACTCGAATGGCTTCACGTCGTCGATCTGGCTCGACAAGCACCCCGAAGCGCTGCCGTGGCAGTTCAAGTTCTGGTCGGGTACGAACTGCGGCACTACGTCGGGCGCGAGCCGGGTGTGGAACATGGGCAAGATCGAGACTGACGTTTGCCCGAACTGGCTCGCCGACCTGAATTCAGCGGTGCAGGCCTACCGGCCCGACGTCGTCCTCGTCGTCTCGATGGGACTCGACCTACAGCAGCACGACCTCGGAGACGGTGTGTGGCGCTCGCTCGGAGACCCCCTCCACGACGCGTTCATCGCCGAGCACCAGCGGGCGTTCGTCGACATCGTCGCCGGCACGGGCGCGCGCGTCGGATGGTTCGTGCAGGTGCCCTTCCACGTGGTCGAACGCGAGACCGGCGACTTCGACGACGGCGACGGCTGGTTCATCAACCGCCCGGAGAGCATCGAAAGGATGAACGTGCTGCTCGAAGATCTGGCCGCGAACGACCCGCGTGTCGTGCTCGTGCCGTTCGACGAGTTCGCGAACAGCTGGCCGGACGGTCCTCTCGACGAGGACTTCCGCCCCGACGGCGCCCACCTCGACGGCAGCCGTGAGGATGTCGCGGCGTGGATGATCGCCCAGGTGGACGACGTCGCTGCAGGCAGGCTGGCGACGCGCTGA
- a CDS encoding SRPBCC family protein yields the protein MATAPVVITATREVPAGADAVFAVVADHEHWPEWFPRVQRVQLTGQATGVGGQRRVSVGGVTLDEVFIGWEPDRLFAFTVTDTSRRLVKSMAESVRIEPLGDDRCRVTYTQAIEPTGWTRPLIAIARPQVRKALAGALDNLAERAQSATR from the coding sequence ATGGCCACGGCCCCGGTCGTGATCACCGCCACTCGGGAGGTGCCGGCTGGCGCCGATGCGGTGTTCGCCGTGGTCGCCGACCACGAGCACTGGCCGGAGTGGTTCCCGAGGGTGCAGCGCGTGCAGCTGACCGGTCAGGCCACCGGAGTCGGCGGGCAGCGGCGGGTGAGCGTCGGTGGCGTAACCCTCGACGAGGTGTTCATCGGGTGGGAGCCCGACCGCCTCTTCGCCTTCACGGTCACGGACACGTCCCGGCGGCTGGTGAAGTCGATGGCCGAGTCGGTGCGGATCGAACCCCTCGGTGACGACCGCTGCCGGGTCACCTACACCCAGGCGATCGAGCCGACGGGGTGGACCCGGCCGCTGATCGCGATCGCCCGGCCGCAGGTCCGCAAGGCACTCGCCGGCGCGCTCGACAACCTCGCCGAACGCGCCCAAAGCGCCACACGCTGA
- a CDS encoding SHOCT domain-containing protein, which produces MLSTEWGVGQMLWTMLYFFLLFMWIMLLIRVVSDIFRSKMSGLAKVLWLLFVIVLPFLGVFAYIIVRGRAMAENDMQAAQAQEQAFRSYVQSAAGTSASPADELARLADLRDRGVIDANEFAALKAKVVS; this is translated from the coding sequence ATGTTGTCAACTGAATGGGGCGTCGGTCAGATGCTCTGGACGATGCTCTACTTCTTCCTGCTCTTCATGTGGATCATGCTGCTGATCCGCGTGGTTTCCGACATCTTCCGCTCGAAGATGTCCGGTCTGGCCAAGGTGCTGTGGCTGTTGTTCGTGATCGTGCTGCCGTTCCTCGGCGTGTTCGCGTACATCATCGTGCGCGGCCGGGCGATGGCCGAAAACGACATGCAGGCCGCTCAGGCCCAGGAGCAGGCATTCCGCTCCTACGTGCAGTCGGCAGCAGGCACATCGGCCAGCCCGGCCGACGAGCTGGCCCGCCTTGCCGACCTGCGTGACCGTGGCGTCATCGACGCCAACGAGTTCGCCGCGCTGAAGGCGAAGGTGGTCAGCTGA
- a CDS encoding DinB family protein, whose protein sequence is MPAADPKAELHRYLRVGREALLWKLDGLSEYDVRRPLVPTGTNLLGLVKHVASVELGYFGETFGRPSGIAMPWFAPDAEPNADMWATADESRDQIVGLYRDAAAHSDATIAAFGLDAIGHVPWWPAGSDEVTLHTVLVHVVAETHRHAGRADIVRELIDGSAGLRADNDNMAPGDAPWWEAYRQRLERSAEIAGRG, encoded by the coding sequence ATGCCCGCCGCGGACCCTAAGGCTGAGCTTCATCGCTACCTACGGGTGGGTCGTGAGGCGTTGCTGTGGAAGCTCGACGGGCTCTCCGAGTACGACGTACGCCGCCCGCTCGTACCGACAGGCACCAACCTGCTCGGGCTCGTCAAGCACGTGGCCAGCGTGGAGCTCGGCTACTTCGGCGAGACGTTCGGTCGGCCCTCTGGCATTGCGATGCCGTGGTTCGCTCCAGACGCAGAGCCCAACGCCGACATGTGGGCCACCGCGGACGAGTCCCGCGACCAGATCGTCGGTCTGTACCGCGATGCCGCCGCACACTCCGACGCCACGATCGCCGCTTTCGGGCTGGACGCCATCGGCCACGTGCCGTGGTGGCCGGCCGGCAGTGACGAGGTGACGCTGCACACCGTCCTCGTCCACGTCGTCGCCGAGACCCACCGGCACGCGGGCCGCGCCGACATCGTGCGCGAGCTGATCGACGGATCCGCCGGGCTGCGGGCCGACAACGACAACATGGCACCCGGCGACGCGCCGTGGTGGGAGGCCTATCGACAGAGGCTGGAACGCTCCGCCGAAATCGCCGGGCGCGGCTGA
- a CDS encoding magnesium transporter: MGPDRLPAPPEVPRPFLDTALEHVTRRIPMAAANDTAGDVRRRLCEQSFESAADVAILDGERLLGLVSIESLLAAAEGELLSGLMDPSPPVVSHDVDQEIAAWQMVQHGESSLAVVDELGRFVGLIPPDRILAVLVEEHEEDLSRMSGVLHRAAEVRSATEEAVRWRLWHRLPWLLVGLAGAMVAASIVGAYEDQLADTVLLAMFVPAVVYLADAVGTQTETVVIRGLSVGIPVKRILGREVITGVLTGLVMAAVFVPVALLIWGEPNVIVAVGLALLAACSVATVVAMALPALLDHFGLDPAFGAGPLATVVQDLASILIYFVIMSELAL, from the coding sequence ATGGGACCAGATCGATTGCCAGCGCCACCTGAGGTCCCCCGCCCCTTCCTCGACACAGCACTCGAGCACGTCACGCGCCGGATTCCGATGGCTGCTGCGAACGACACGGCGGGCGATGTGCGCCGGCGTCTCTGCGAGCAGAGCTTCGAAAGCGCGGCCGACGTCGCCATCCTGGACGGCGAGCGCCTGCTCGGCCTGGTCTCGATCGAGAGTCTGCTCGCCGCCGCCGAGGGTGAGCTGCTGTCGGGTTTGATGGATCCGTCACCGCCGGTCGTCAGCCATGACGTCGATCAGGAGATCGCCGCGTGGCAGATGGTGCAGCACGGGGAGTCGAGTCTGGCGGTCGTCGACGAGCTGGGGCGCTTCGTCGGGCTGATACCCCCGGATCGCATCCTCGCCGTGCTGGTGGAGGAGCACGAGGAGGACCTGTCCCGCATGAGTGGCGTGCTGCACCGGGCGGCAGAGGTGAGGTCGGCCACCGAGGAGGCAGTCCGATGGCGCCTGTGGCACCGCTTACCGTGGTTGCTGGTCGGCCTGGCCGGGGCCATGGTCGCGGCCTCGATCGTCGGCGCGTACGAAGACCAGCTCGCCGACACGGTGCTGCTCGCGATGTTCGTCCCTGCCGTCGTCTACCTGGCAGACGCCGTCGGCACGCAGACCGAGACGGTCGTCATCAGAGGGCTCTCGGTCGGCATCCCGGTGAAGCGCATCCTCGGGAGAGAGGTGATCACCGGCGTGTTGACGGGGCTCGTCATGGCGGCCGTGTTCGTGCCGGTCGCGCTCCTCATCTGGGGTGAACCGAACGTCATCGTCGCCGTCGGCCTCGCGCTGCTCGCGGCATGTTCGGTGGCAACCGTCGTCGCCATGGCGCTGCCCGCGCTGCTCGACCACTTCGGGCTCGACCCTGCGTTCGGCGCCGGGCCGCTCGCCACGGTCGTCCAGGACCTCGCTTCGATCCTCATCTACTTCGTGATCATGTCCGAGCTGGCGCTCTGA
- a CDS encoding DinB family protein codes for MTEVDEHGRPEPPPAGDEIETIVGFLEYQRATLAWKCSGLDGAGLSSTVGVSSMTLGGLLKHMAWVEDYWFSRRLLGRDPAAPWDTVDWSSDPDWEWHSAATDPPEHLLALWEANVASSRAATAEALADGGVERLAAKPWPNGESPSLRWILVHMIEEYARHNGHADLLREAVDGSTGE; via the coding sequence ATGACCGAAGTGGACGAACATGGGCGTCCGGAGCCGCCGCCGGCCGGCGACGAGATCGAGACGATCGTCGGGTTCTTGGAGTACCAGCGGGCGACGCTCGCGTGGAAGTGCTCGGGTCTGGACGGCGCGGGGCTCAGCTCGACCGTCGGCGTGTCGTCGATGACGCTCGGTGGGTTGTTGAAGCACATGGCGTGGGTGGAGGACTACTGGTTCTCACGGCGGTTGCTCGGCAGAGACCCCGCTGCGCCGTGGGACACAGTCGACTGGAGCTCGGATCCGGATTGGGAGTGGCACTCCGCCGCGACCGACCCGCCCGAGCACCTACTCGCCCTCTGGGAGGCGAACGTCGCCAGTTCGCGCGCGGCCACCGCCGAGGCGCTCGCGGACGGGGGCGTCGAACGGCTCGCGGCCAAGCCGTGGCCGAACGGAGAGTCGCCGAGCCTGCGCTGGATCCTCGTGCACATGATCGAGGAGTACGCCCGCCACAACGGACACGCCGATCTACTCCGCGAGGCCGTCGACGGGTCCACCGGGGAGTAG
- a CDS encoding diacylglycerol kinase: MKVAVIAHPGKVGDRAGAKSMVGDLAKAHGHGAPRWMETSAEDPGPGQAREALADGADLVLVWGGDGTMIGVAGALAGSGVPLGIIPGGTGNLLARNLGIPLDARGAVGVALSGRNQTIDMLEVDLGSGERRLSAVMCGAGWDAEMMAAPEARKRRLGWGAYAIEGVRSMASKPMKLCISVDGGPEQRLSGRTVLVANVGMLVAGLVLVPDAQPDDGLLDVLVIDPSSPIDWLRTTAGIITRTGADTDPSRVRFRGRTVQISTGHVRKRQIDGDLVAPGARLDVRVRPAALVVRIPGKGGTE, from the coding sequence ATGAAGGTGGCCGTCATCGCACACCCCGGCAAGGTCGGAGATCGCGCTGGCGCGAAGTCGATGGTCGGCGACCTGGCGAAGGCTCATGGCCACGGCGCTCCACGCTGGATGGAGACGAGCGCCGAAGACCCGGGACCCGGCCAGGCACGAGAGGCCCTCGCGGACGGCGCCGATCTCGTGTTGGTGTGGGGTGGTGACGGCACGATGATCGGCGTGGCCGGCGCGCTGGCGGGCTCCGGAGTGCCGCTCGGCATCATCCCCGGAGGCACGGGGAACCTGCTGGCCCGCAATCTCGGCATCCCGCTCGACGCGCGTGGGGCCGTCGGTGTTGCGCTGTCCGGGCGCAACCAGACGATCGACATGCTCGAAGTCGACCTCGGCAGCGGTGAGCGCCGGCTGAGTGCCGTGATGTGCGGCGCCGGGTGGGACGCCGAGATGATGGCGGCGCCGGAGGCCCGCAAGCGTCGGCTGGGGTGGGGCGCCTACGCCATCGAAGGTGTGCGCAGCATGGCGTCGAAGCCGATGAAGCTGTGCATCTCCGTCGACGGCGGCCCCGAGCAGCGCCTGTCCGGCCGGACGGTGCTTGTGGCCAACGTGGGCATGCTCGTGGCCGGGCTGGTGCTGGTGCCCGATGCCCAGCCCGACGACGGTCTGCTCGACGTGCTTGTGATCGACCCGTCGTCGCCGATCGACTGGCTGCGGACCACCGCGGGGATCATCACGCGCACCGGCGCAGATACCGACCCCTCGCGGGTTCGGTTCCGCGGCCGCACGGTGCAGATCTCTACCGGCCACGTCCGCAAGCGCCAGATCGACGGCGACCTCGTTGCGCCGGGGGCCCGCCTCGACGTGCGAGTTCGACCCGCGGCGCTCGTCGTACGCATCCCCGGCAAAGGAGGCACAGAATGA
- a CDS encoding site-specific DNA-methyltransferase, producing the protein MRERRKTTTSNFGVSAREAHDSTPFYERFREPELSDDEDVPPPLPVDEPFVHGDARHMDRIADGSVALVVTSPPYFAGKQYEEELEREGIPASYLEYLEMLTDVFAECVRKLEPGGRIAVNVANLGRRPYRSLSADVIRILEHDLGLLLRGELIWQKGEGASGSCAWGSFRSAANPVLRDISERVIVASKGRFDRARSVKQRAAEGLPHESTLMTEDFMAMTLDIWSIPPESARRVGHPAPFPVELPEQLIRLYTFKDDLVLDPFMGSGSALVAAARLGRRYVGYDLDVTYVEIARRRVQEALEPSDDVEDFQSRATQEGQAAQKLAERLIEEAGFTIAERNRRIRKTGVTVNFVATDADGATWFFDVPGAFTSHRGGLLRTDTVWKSLGRAYALKGVRGEVPLVFLTSHLPKRPSEGDTALRAAGPDAFFDAIEMLSPDSLERLERYAKGGFTNSPQPGFWTAQDLVRRNP; encoded by the coding sequence TTGAGGGAACGACGAAAGACGACCACCTCCAACTTCGGCGTGAGCGCCCGGGAGGCCCACGACTCGACGCCGTTCTACGAGCGGTTTCGTGAGCCAGAGCTCTCCGACGACGAAGACGTCCCGCCGCCGTTGCCGGTTGACGAGCCCTTCGTTCACGGCGATGCGCGACACATGGATCGCATCGCCGACGGATCGGTAGCGCTCGTCGTCACGTCGCCGCCCTACTTCGCCGGCAAGCAGTACGAGGAGGAGCTCGAGCGAGAGGGCATACCCGCTTCCTACCTCGAGTACCTCGAGATGCTGACCGACGTCTTCGCCGAGTGCGTGCGCAAGCTCGAGCCCGGAGGCCGTATCGCCGTGAATGTGGCCAACCTCGGCCGCAGGCCATATCGAAGCCTGTCGGCCGACGTGATCCGCATCCTCGAACACGACCTCGGTCTGCTGCTTCGCGGGGAGCTCATCTGGCAAAAGGGTGAGGGCGCCAGCGGTTCGTGCGCCTGGGGCTCCTTCCGCAGCGCGGCCAATCCGGTGCTGCGCGACATCAGCGAGCGCGTCATCGTGGCCAGCAAGGGGCGATTCGACCGTGCTCGCTCCGTGAAGCAGCGCGCCGCAGAAGGCCTGCCCCACGAGAGCACGCTGATGACCGAGGACTTCATGGCCATGACCTTGGACATCTGGTCGATCCCCCCTGAGAGTGCGCGCCGGGTCGGCCACCCCGCACCGTTCCCCGTGGAGTTGCCCGAGCAGCTCATCCGCCTCTACACGTTCAAGGACGATCTCGTGCTCGACCCGTTCATGGGAAGTGGGTCGGCACTCGTCGCGGCCGCCCGTCTCGGACGGCGCTACGTCGGCTACGACCTCGATGTCACCTACGTCGAGATCGCTCGCCGCCGCGTTCAGGAAGCACTGGAACCGAGCGATGACGTCGAGGACTTCCAGAGTCGAGCGACGCAGGAAGGCCAGGCCGCGCAGAAGCTCGCCGAGCGGCTCATCGAAGAGGCCGGGTTCACGATCGCGGAGCGCAATCGACGCATCCGCAAGACCGGCGTCACCGTGAACTTCGTTGCCACCGACGCTGACGGGGCAACCTGGTTCTTCGACGTGCCGGGCGCGTTCACGAGTCACCGCGGTGGCCTGCTGCGCACCGACACCGTGTGGAAGTCGCTCGGACGTGCGTATGCGCTGAAGGGCGTTCGCGGCGAGGTGCCGCTGGTCTTCTTGACCAGTCACCTTCCGAAACGGCCGAGTGAGGGCGACACCGCCCTTCGCGCGGCCGGGCCCGACGCGTTCTTCGATGCGATCGAGATGCTCTCGCCGGACAGCCTCGAACGGCTCGAGCGCTACGCGAAGGGTGGGTTCACGAACAGCCCGCAACCGGGGTTCTGGACCGCTCAAGACCTCGTCCGAAGAAACCCATAG
- a CDS encoding FAD-binding oxidoreductase, which yields MSHQTFMGVELRGFTGVLLQPGDDGYDDARRVFNGMIDRSPSGIARCSTVDDVIAVVNHAREHGHPLSIYGGGHGITGAAVVDAGMCLDMRGMRKITVDPVARTARVEGGATWGEVDAATQQHGLAVTGGRVSSTGVAGLTLGSGSGWLERAFGYVCDNLVEAEVVTADGRAVTASDDENPDLFWGLRGGGGNFGVVTAFTFRLHPLGPIVLGGMLLFPAAVAAELVRFYRDFMAAAPDAVGTGLAFITAPHEEFVPEPARGQPVVGVVCCYAGSVDDGEQALRPLRELPYLAADMVAPMPYVALQQLLDPPNPKGMQNYWTADFLAELPDDAVDTLVEHATRPVSPMTQILLVPGGGAIARVDEEATAFGQRSAPWNTHYLSLWADPADNDRNISYTRALATAMKPWSTGRVYLNYIGDEGPGRVEAAFGPEKFARLTELKRVWDPTNLFRHNQNIPPHSTSTPP from the coding sequence ATGTCTCATCAGACCTTCATGGGAGTTGAGCTCCGGGGATTCACCGGTGTCCTGCTTCAGCCGGGCGACGACGGATACGACGATGCCCGACGTGTCTTCAACGGGATGATCGACCGCTCGCCATCGGGTATCGCCCGGTGCTCGACCGTCGACGACGTGATTGCTGTCGTGAACCACGCTCGTGAGCACGGTCATCCGCTGTCGATCTACGGCGGGGGGCATGGCATCACTGGCGCCGCGGTCGTCGACGCAGGGATGTGCCTCGACATGCGCGGTATGCGGAAGATCACCGTCGATCCCGTTGCACGAACGGCAAGGGTCGAAGGCGGTGCCACCTGGGGCGAAGTCGACGCGGCCACTCAGCAGCACGGCCTGGCCGTCACCGGCGGACGGGTGTCGAGCACCGGCGTGGCCGGCCTCACCCTCGGCAGTGGAAGTGGCTGGCTCGAACGTGCCTTCGGATACGTCTGCGACAACCTCGTCGAGGCCGAGGTGGTCACCGCCGACGGCCGTGCCGTGACGGCGTCGGACGACGAAAACCCGGATCTGTTCTGGGGGCTTCGTGGCGGAGGCGGCAACTTCGGTGTCGTCACGGCGTTCACCTTCCGTCTGCATCCCTTGGGCCCGATCGTGCTCGGCGGGATGCTGCTGTTCCCAGCAGCCGTGGCCGCCGAGCTGGTGCGCTTCTATCGCGACTTCATGGCCGCGGCGCCGGATGCCGTCGGCACCGGATTGGCCTTCATCACCGCCCCTCACGAGGAGTTTGTTCCCGAGCCGGCGCGCGGGCAACCGGTCGTCGGCGTGGTCTGCTGCTACGCCGGGTCGGTCGACGACGGCGAGCAGGCGCTGCGACCGCTGCGCGAGCTGCCGTACCTCGCCGCCGACATGGTCGCCCCGATGCCCTACGTCGCATTGCAGCAGCTGCTCGACCCACCGAACCCGAAGGGCATGCAGAACTACTGGACCGCCGACTTCTTGGCTGAGTTGCCCGACGATGCCGTCGACACGCTGGTCGAGCACGCCACGCGCCCCGTGTCGCCGATGACGCAGATCCTCCTCGTCCCGGGAGGCGGCGCTATCGCGCGCGTCGACGAGGAGGCAACCGCGTTCGGGCAGCGCTCGGCGCCGTGGAACACCCACTACCTGTCGCTCTGGGCCGACCCGGCCGACAACGACCGGAACATCAGCTACACCAGGGCGCTGGCCACGGCGATGAAGCCGTGGTCGACCGGCCGGGTGTATCTGAACTACATCGGCGACGAAGGTCCCGGCCGCGTCGAGGCCGCGTTCGGTCCGGAGAAGTTCGCGCGGCTGACGGAGCTGAAGCGCGTCTGGGACCCGACGAACCTGTTCCGGCACAACCAGAACATCCCGCCGCACAGCACCAGCACCCCTCCCTGA
- a CDS encoding ATP-binding protein, producing MSADPNANAYRPRLIDAAVLDAFSAFAAVMLVGPRATGKTTTAARFVAQIDRLDIPDVAATYRADPDAALRRASRPLLLDEWQEVPEVLAAVKRAVDRDRSPGQFLLTGSIRATTELDTWAGTGRVMRLPMHPLSEREVNGDITGDDLVTRLADGWLDAVPTRPPPLDIDAYIGLASRGSFPDLAFTERTARQRRLWYDSYLDDLVTRDVTSIGASRDPVRLRRYLTTLALNLAGQPSAASLIRDADVNAKTAVAYDRALTNLAVLDIVPAWASNRLKRLTKAGKRYLVDTALAAAAADVTYDEIIRDSDLRGRWFDAFAVMQFRAELAAASPRRAMHHMRVEGGRHEVDLVVDLGRGRLFAIEFKAGTAPTREDARHLLWLRDELGKNFAGGMVLHSGQAVVELDDRIGAAPLSAVWASALR from the coding sequence GTGAGTGCCGACCCCAACGCCAACGCCTATCGCCCCCGGCTGATCGATGCGGCCGTCCTCGACGCATTCTCCGCTTTCGCTGCGGTGATGCTGGTCGGGCCCAGGGCCACGGGCAAGACGACGACGGCTGCTCGCTTCGTCGCCCAGATCGACCGCCTCGACATCCCCGACGTGGCCGCGACGTACCGCGCGGATCCGGACGCTGCACTGCGCCGGGCGAGCCGCCCACTCCTGCTCGACGAATGGCAAGAGGTGCCCGAGGTGCTCGCCGCCGTGAAACGTGCAGTCGACCGTGACCGCTCGCCTGGGCAGTTCCTCCTCACTGGGAGCATCCGCGCGACGACCGAGCTGGACACATGGGCGGGCACAGGGCGAGTCATGCGTCTGCCGATGCATCCATTGAGCGAGCGCGAGGTCAACGGGGACATCACGGGCGACGACCTCGTGACACGTCTCGCAGATGGCTGGCTCGATGCTGTCCCCACGCGGCCTCCCCCGCTCGACATCGACGCGTACATCGGGCTTGCGAGTCGCGGCTCGTTCCCCGATCTCGCCTTCACCGAGCGCACCGCCCGACAGCGGCGCCTGTGGTACGACAGCTACCTCGACGACCTTGTCACCCGCGATGTGACGTCGATCGGTGCATCGCGAGATCCGGTGCGTCTCCGGCGCTACCTCACGACGCTTGCGCTGAACCTCGCCGGCCAACCGTCCGCGGCGTCACTGATCCGCGACGCCGATGTCAACGCCAAGACCGCCGTCGCCTACGACCGAGCGCTCACCAACCTCGCAGTCCTCGACATCGTCCCGGCGTGGGCCTCGAACCGCCTCAAGCGGCTGACGAAGGCAGGCAAGCGGTACCTCGTCGACACTGCGCTCGCCGCGGCAGCCGCCGACGTGACCTACGACGAGATCATCCGCGACAGCGACCTACGCGGCCGCTGGTTCGACGCGTTCGCCGTGATGCAGTTCCGCGCAGAACTCGCGGCAGCGTCACCGAGGCGTGCGATGCACCACATGCGCGTCGAGGGTGGTCGCCACGAGGTCGACCTGGTGGTCGACCTCGGACGCGGCCGCCTCTTCGCGATCGAGTTCAAAGCCGGCACCGCTCCGACCCGCGAAGACGCTCGACACCTCCTCTGGCTGCGCGATGAGCTCGGGAAGAACTTCGCCGGCGGAATGGTGCTCCACTCCGGCCAAGCGGTCGTCGAGCTCGATGACCGGATCGGTGCTGCACCGCTCAGCGCAGTCTGGGCCTCAGCGCTCCGGTAG